The Pelagibacterium halotolerans B2 nucleotide sequence TCGCCGGCAACATCATCGTGCGCCAGCGCGGCACCAAGTGGCATCCGGGCACCAATGTGGGCCTGGGCAAGGACCACACGATTTTTGCCCTCGTCGACGGCAAGGTGACCTTCGCCACCAAGTCGGGCGGCAAGAGCTTTGTTTCGGTCGAGCCACTCAAGGCTGCTGAATAACTCGGCAGCTTGGAACGCTTCCAGCAAAAGTGGAAGCCGGTTTTGCGGTTTGAAAGCGCGACCAACCGATGACCACGCTGCCGGAGACCTTCTCCCCGGTGGCCAGATCGAATATGGATCAGGGGAGCCGGTCGATGGCTCCCCTTTTTCGTTGCCGGGACAAAGTGATGGACACCCAGACGCTCAGGGATGCGATGCCGGATCGGATCAGGGCCGAACGCCTTGTTCTGCGCGCACCCGGTCGCGCCGATATCCCGGCCATCGCCGCGCTCGCCAACAACGCCAAGATCCACGCAATGACCACCTTGCCCTATCCTTATGATCAAAAGGATGCCCAGGCATTTGTCGAAAGCTTCGCCCGGAGCGAAACCGAGCATGCCTATGCCATTGTGCTGCCGGGTGATGCGCTGATCGGCATGGTGGGTCTGCATCTCTACCCCGACGCCGATCCCGAAATCGGATACTGGCTCGGCGAGCCCTATTGGGGTCGGGGCTATGGGACCGAAGCCGTCGGCGCGCTGATCGAGGCCGCCCGCGCCACCGGCCATTGCGCCATGCTGCGGGCCAAGGCACGAAGCGAAAATGCCGCCTCGCGCGCCATCCTCGAAAAACTCGATTTCAGAATTGTCGGCGAAGCGGTCTCCGGTTGCGGCTCCCACAAGGACGTTCCGGTGGCGACCTATGAGCTGCCCCTTCGCGTCGGACCCGCCTAACCATGGCCCAGCAACCCGAAATTCGCACGCAACGCCTGATCCTGCGCCGCCCCCGGCTGCGGGACGCGCCACGTATTGCATCGCTCCTCAACAATTTCGAGGTGACAAAGAACCTCGCCCGCGTGCCCTACCCCTATACCATCAACATGGCGGTCGACTGGCTGATGCGCCAGAAAAAGGAATGGTCCCCGGATTCGATCACCTTTGCCATCTGTGATCCCCGCCATGGGCTCATGGGATTTTGCGGCATGCACAAGGAGGGCAGCGACGCCGAGATCGGCTATTGGCTGGGCGAGCCCTATTGGGGCAAGGGCTATATGACCGAAGCGACGGCAGCCGTGATAGGTTGGTATTTTGCCACCACCGGTGCCAACCGCATGGTCTCGGGGGTCTTCCATTTCAACAGGGCGTCTCTTGCCATCCAGAACAAGCTGGGCTTTGTCCAGACCGGCATCGGCAAGCGAATCTGCCTTGCCCAGAACACCGACATCGACCATATCGAAACCGAACTGACACGGGACGCCTTCGAAAAGGCGCTTGAAACGCTATGAAATTTCTCGATCAGGCCAAGGTCTATATCCGCTCGGGCAATGGCGGCGCCGGCTCGATCGCCTTCAGGCGCGAGAAATTCGTCGAGTTCGGCGGCCCCAATGGCGGCAATGGCGGACGCGGCGGCGATGTGATCGTCGAGTGCGTCGACGGGCTCAATACGCTCATCGACTATCGCTATCAGCAGCATTTCAAGGCCGGCACCGGCAATCACGGCATGGGCCAGGACCGCACCGGGGCCGATGGCGCCGATATCGTCCTCAAGGTGCCGGTCGGCACGCAGATTTTCGAAGAGGACGGGGAAACCCTGATTGCCGATTTCACCGATGTCGGGCAGCGCATGACCCTGCTCGAAGGCGGCAATGGCGGCTTTGGCAACGCGCACTTCAAGACCTCCACAAACCAGGCCCCGCGCCGCGCCAATCCCGGCCTGCCCGGCGAGGAGCGCTGGATATGGCTGCGGCTCAAGCTGATCGCCGACGCGGGACTGGTAGGGCTTCCCAATGCCGGAAAGTCCACGTTTCTGTCCGCCGTTACGGCCGCAAAGCCAAAGATCGCCGATTACCCGTTCACCACCCTTCACCCCGGGCTCGGCGTGGTTCGCGCCGGGGCGCGCGAATTCGTGCTCGCCGACATTCCCGGCCTG carries:
- the rpmA gene encoding 50S ribosomal protein L27, encoding MAHKKAGGSSRNGRDTAGRRLGVKKFGGEAVIAGNIIVRQRGTKWHPGTNVGLGKDHTIFALVDGKVTFATKSGGKSFVSVEPLKAAE
- a CDS encoding GNAT family N-acetyltransferase → MDTQTLRDAMPDRIRAERLVLRAPGRADIPAIAALANNAKIHAMTTLPYPYDQKDAQAFVESFARSETEHAYAIVLPGDALIGMVGLHLYPDADPEIGYWLGEPYWGRGYGTEAVGALIEAARATGHCAMLRAKARSENAASRAILEKLDFRIVGEAVSGCGSHKDVPVATYELPLRVGPA
- a CDS encoding GNAT family N-acetyltransferase, translating into MAQQPEIRTQRLILRRPRLRDAPRIASLLNNFEVTKNLARVPYPYTINMAVDWLMRQKKEWSPDSITFAICDPRHGLMGFCGMHKEGSDAEIGYWLGEPYWGKGYMTEATAAVIGWYFATTGANRMVSGVFHFNRASLAIQNKLGFVQTGIGKRICLAQNTDIDHIETELTRDAFEKALETL
- the obgE gene encoding GTPase ObgE, translating into MKFLDQAKVYIRSGNGGAGSIAFRREKFVEFGGPNGGNGGRGGDVIVECVDGLNTLIDYRYQQHFKAGTGNHGMGQDRTGADGADIVLKVPVGTQIFEEDGETLIADFTDVGQRMTLLEGGNGGFGNAHFKTSTNQAPRRANPGLPGEERWIWLRLKLIADAGLVGLPNAGKSTFLSAVTAAKPKIADYPFTTLHPGLGVVRAGAREFVLADIPGLIEGASEGAGLGDRFLGHVERCGVLIHLVDGTQEDVVGAYKTIRNELEAYGGGLVGKEEILCLNKIDALDEDTLAERLNALKAASGSDVLAISGATGKNVEAVLYAVLAVLDHNKENEARSSRTELKDKWVP